In the genome of Eschrichtius robustus isolate mEscRob2 chromosome 12, mEscRob2.pri, whole genome shotgun sequence, one region contains:
- the DHX30 gene encoding ATP-dependent RNA helicase DHX30 isoform X3: protein MFSLDSFRKDRAQHRQRQCKLPPPRLPPMCVNPAPGGTISRASRDLLKEFPQPKNLLNSVIGRALGISHAKDKLVYVHTNGPKKKKVTLHIKWPKSVEVEGYGSKKIDAERQAAAAACQLFKGWGLLGPRNELFDAAKYRVLADRFGSPADSWWRPEPTMPPTSWRQLNPESIRPGGPGGLSRSLGREEEEDEEEELEEGTIDVTEFLSMTQQDSHTPLRDSRGGSFEMTDDDSAIRALTQFPLPKNLLAKVIQIATSSSTAKNLMQFHTVGTKTKLSTLTLLWPCPMTFVAKGRRKAEAENKAAALACKKLKSLGLVDRNNEPLTHAMYNLASLRELGETQRRPCTIQVPEPILRKIETFLNHYPMDSSWISPELRLQSDDILPLGKDSGPLGDPITGKPYVPLSETEELRLSQSLLELWRRRGPVWQEAPQLPVDPHRDTILSAIEQHPVVVIAGDTGCGKTTRIPQLLLERYVTEGRGARCNVIITQPRRISAVSVAQRVSHELGPSLRRNVGFQVRLESKPPTRGGALLFCTVGILLRKLQSNPSLEGVSHVIVDEVHERDVNTDFLLILLKGLQRLNPALRLVLMSATGDNERFSRYFGGCPVIKVPGFMYPVKEHYLEDILAKLGKHQYPHRHRHHESEDECALDLDLVTDLVLHIDARGEPGGILCFLPGWQEIKGVQQRLQEALGMHESKYLILPVHSNIPMMDQKAIFQQPPVGVRKIVLATNIAETSITINDIVHVVDSGLHKEERYDLKTKVSCLETVWVSRANVIQRRGRAGRCQSGFAYHLFPRSRLEKMAPFQVPEILRTPLENLVLQAKIHMPEKTAVEFLSKAVDSPNIKAVDEAVILLQEIGVLDQREYLTTLGQRLAHISTDPRLAKAIVLAAIFRCLHPLLVVVSCLTRDPFSSSLQNRAEVDKVKALLSHDSGSDHLAFVRAVSGWEEVLRWQDRSSRENYLEENLLYAPSLRFIHGLIKQFSENIYEAFLVGKPSDCTLASAQCNEYSEEEELVKGVLMAGLYPNLIQVRQGKVTRQGKFKPNSVTYRTKSGNILLHKSTINREATRLRSRWLTYFMAVKSNGSVFVRDSSQVHPLAVLLLTDGDVHIRDDGRRATISLSDSDLLRLEGDSRTVRLLRELRRALGRMVERSLRSELAALPPCVQEEHGQLLALLAELLRGPCGSFDVRKTADD from the exons CTTCTAGGGACCTATTAAAAGAGTTTCCACAGCCCAAAAATCTTCTCAACAGTGTGATTGGAAGAGCCCTTGGCATCTCACATGCAAAAGACAAATTGGTCTACGTGCACACAAATGGACCAAAGAAAAAG aAAGTCACCCTCCACATAAAGTGGCCCAAGAGCGTGGAGGTAGAAGGCTATGGCAGCAAGAAGATCGACGCTGAGAGGCAGGCTGCAGCTGCGGCCTGCCAGCTGTTCAAG GGCTGGGGTCTGCTGGGTCCCCGGAATGAGCTGTTTGATGCAGCCAAATACCGCGTGCTAGCCGATCGCTTTGGCTCTCCGGCTGACAGCTGGTGGCGCCCAGAACCCACCATGCCACCTACTTCCTGGCGGCAGCTGAATCCTGAGAGCATCCGGCCAGGGGGACCTGGGGGCCTATCCCGCTCCTTGGGccgggaggaagaggaggatgaggaggaagagCTAGAAGAGGGGACCATTGATGTCACTGAATTTCTGTCTATGACCCAGCAGGACTCCCATACCCCACTCAGGGATTCGAG GGGGGGTTCCTTTGAAATGACAGATGACGACAGTGCTATTAGGGCTCTGACCCAGTTTCCACTTCCCAAGAACCTTCTGGCCAAGGTGATTCAGATAGCGACATCGTCCTCCACAGCCAAG AACCTCATGCAGTTCCATACTGTGGGCACCAAGACCAAGCTGTCCACCCTCACCCTACTCTGGCCCTGTCCCATGACCTTTGTCGCCAAAGGGCGTCGCAAAGCAGAGGCAGAGAATaaggcggcagccctggcttgtaaGAAACTGAAG AGCCTGGGCCTGGTGGACCGGAACAATGAGCCGCTCACCCACGCCATGTATAACCTGGCCTCCTTGCGCGAGCTGGGTGAGACCCAGCGCCGGCCATGTACCATCCAGGTGCCTGAACCCATCCTCCGCAAGATAGAGACTTTCCTGAACCAC TACCCCATGGACAGTTCATGGATCTCCCCAGAACTCCGGCTGCAGAGTGATGACATCTTGCCCTTGGGCAAGGACTCGGGGCCGCTGGGTGACCCTATCACAGGCAAGCCCTATGTGCCCCTGTCAGAAACAGAGGAGCTGCGTCTGAGCCAGAGCCTGCTGGAGCTGTGGCGGCGGCGAGGGCCGGTCTGGCAGGAGGCCCCCCAGCTCCCTGTGGACCCTCATCGGGACACCATCCTCAGTGCCATCGAGCAGCACCCGGTGGTGGTCATCGCCGGGGACACGGGCTGTGGGAAGACCACGCGCATCCCCCAGCTGCTGCTGGAGCGCTACGTGACCGAGGGCCGAGGTGCTCGCTGCAACGTGATCATCACTCAGCCGCGCCGCATCTCGGCTGTGTCCGTGGCACAGCGGGTCAGCCACGAACTGGGCCCCTCCTTGCGCCGGAACGTGGGCTTCCAGGTGCGGTTGGAAAGCAAGCCTCCAACCCGAGGCGGGGCTCTGCTCTTCTGTACAGTGGGCATCCTGCTACGGAAGCTGCAGAGCAACCCCAGCCTGGAGGGCGTGAGCCACGTCATCGTGGACGAGGTGCACGAGCGGGACGTGAACACGGACTTCCTGCTGATTCTGCTCAAGGGCCTGCAGCGGCTCAACCCGGCCCTGCGGCTGGTGCTCATGAGTGCCACAGGCGATAACGAGCGCTTCTCCCGCTACTTTGGTGGCTGCCCTGTCATCAAGGTGCCTGGCTTCATGTACCCTGTCAAGGAGCACTACCTGGAGGATATCCTGGCCAAGCTGGGCAAGCACCAGTACCCACACCGGCATCGGCACCACGAG tctGAGGATGAATGCGCTCTCGATTTGGACCTCGTGACTGATCTGGTTCTGCACATTGATGCCCGCGGGGAACCAG GTGGGATCCTCTGCTTCCTGCCTGGGTGGCAGGAGATCAAAGGAGTGCAGCAACGCCTCCAGGAGGCCCTGGGCATGCATGAGAGCAAGTACCTCATCCTGCCAG TGCACTCCAACATCCCCATGATGGACCAGAAGGCCATATTCCAGCAGCCTCCCGTTGGGGTGCGCAAGATTGTCTTGGCCACCAACATCGCTGAGACCTCCATCACAATCAATGACATTGTGCACGTGGTGGACAGCGGTCTGCACAAGGAGGAACGCTACGACCTGAAGACCAAG gtgtCCTGCCTGGAGACCGTGTGGGTGTCACGAGCCAACGTGATCCAGCGCCGGGGCCGGGCGGGCCGCTGCCAGTCAGGCTTTGCCTACCACCTCTTCCCGCGGAGCCGGCTGGAGAAGATGGCCCCTTTCCAGGTGCCGGAGATCCTGCGCACGCCCCTCGAGAACCTGGTGCTGCAAGCCAAGATCCACATGCCAGAGAAGACG GCAGTGGAGTTCCTCTCCAAGGCCGTGGACAGTCCAAACATCAAGGCGGTGGACGAGGCTGTGATCTTGCTCCAGGAGATCG GGGTGCTGGACCAGCGGGAGTACCTGACCACTCTGGGGCAGCGCCTGGCCCACATCTCCACTGACCCACGGCTGGCCAAGGCCATAGTGTTGGCTGCCATCTTCCGTTGCCTGCACCCGCTGCTAGTGGTCGTTTCCTGCCTCACCCGGGACCCCTTCAGCAGCAGCCTGCAGAACCGGGCGGAGGTGGACAAG gtGAAGGCACTGTTGAGCCACGACAGTGGCAGTGACCACCTGGCGTTCGTGCGGGCTGTGTCCGGCTGGGAGGAGGTGCTGCGCTGGCAGGACCGCAGCTCTCGTGAGAACTACCTGGAGGAAAACCTGCTCTACGCGCCCAGCCTGCGCTTCATCCACG GACTCATCAAGCAGTTCTCAGAGAACATTTATGAGGCTTTCCTGGTGGGGAAGCCCTCAGACTgcaccctggcctctgcccagtgCAACGAGTACagtgaggaggaggagctggTGAAGGGTGTGCTGATGGCGGGTCTCTACCCCAACCTCATCCAG GTGAGGCAGGGCAAGGTGACCCGGCAGGGCAAATTCAAGCCCAACAGTGTCACGTATAGGACCAAATCCGGCAACATCTTGCTGCACAAGTCGACCATTAACAG GGAGGCCACACGGCTACGGAGCCGATGGCTGACGTATTTCATGGCTGTCAAGTCCAATGGCAGCGTCTTTGTCCGGGACTCCTCCCAGGTGCACCCACTAGCTGTGCTGCTACTGACCGACGGGGACGTCCACATCCGTG ATGATGGGCGCCGGGCCACCATCTCCCTTAGTGACAGCGACCTGCTGCGGCTGGAGGGCGACTCACGCACCGTGCGGCTGCTGCGGGAGCTGCGCCGGGCCCTGGGCCGCATGGTGGAGCGGAGCCTGCGCAGCGAGCTGGCTGCACTGCCGCCCTGCGTGCAGGAGGAGCACGGGCAGCTGCTTGCGCTGCTGGCAGAGCTGCTGCGCGGGCCCTGTGGCAGCTTTGACGTGCGCAAGACAGCTGACGACTAA
- the DHX30 gene encoding ATP-dependent RNA helicase DHX30 isoform X1 has translation MAAARRLMALAAGVSPRLRPLAPYIRGRQGRPRGLSTGCIHPDSTKAAAESEAGAAPDGPGEGDGSMVNASRDLLKEFPQPKNLLNSVIGRALGISHAKDKLVYVHTNGPKKKKVTLHIKWPKSVEVEGYGSKKIDAERQAAAAACQLFKGWGLLGPRNELFDAAKYRVLADRFGSPADSWWRPEPTMPPTSWRQLNPESIRPGGPGGLSRSLGREEEEDEEEELEEGTIDVTEFLSMTQQDSHTPLRDSRGGSFEMTDDDSAIRALTQFPLPKNLLAKVIQIATSSSTAKNLMQFHTVGTKTKLSTLTLLWPCPMTFVAKGRRKAEAENKAAALACKKLKSLGLVDRNNEPLTHAMYNLASLRELGETQRRPCTIQVPEPILRKIETFLNHYPMDSSWISPELRLQSDDILPLGKDSGPLGDPITGKPYVPLSETEELRLSQSLLELWRRRGPVWQEAPQLPVDPHRDTILSAIEQHPVVVIAGDTGCGKTTRIPQLLLERYVTEGRGARCNVIITQPRRISAVSVAQRVSHELGPSLRRNVGFQVRLESKPPTRGGALLFCTVGILLRKLQSNPSLEGVSHVIVDEVHERDVNTDFLLILLKGLQRLNPALRLVLMSATGDNERFSRYFGGCPVIKVPGFMYPVKEHYLEDILAKLGKHQYPHRHRHHESEDECALDLDLVTDLVLHIDARGEPGGILCFLPGWQEIKGVQQRLQEALGMHESKYLILPVHSNIPMMDQKAIFQQPPVGVRKIVLATNIAETSITINDIVHVVDSGLHKEERYDLKTKVSCLETVWVSRANVIQRRGRAGRCQSGFAYHLFPRSRLEKMAPFQVPEILRTPLENLVLQAKIHMPEKTAVEFLSKAVDSPNIKAVDEAVILLQEIGVLDQREYLTTLGQRLAHISTDPRLAKAIVLAAIFRCLHPLLVVVSCLTRDPFSSSLQNRAEVDKVKALLSHDSGSDHLAFVRAVSGWEEVLRWQDRSSRENYLEENLLYAPSLRFIHGLIKQFSENIYEAFLVGKPSDCTLASAQCNEYSEEEELVKGVLMAGLYPNLIQVRQGKVTRQGKFKPNSVTYRTKSGNILLHKSTINREATRLRSRWLTYFMAVKSNGSVFVRDSSQVHPLAVLLLTDGDVHIRDDGRRATISLSDSDLLRLEGDSRTVRLLRELRRALGRMVERSLRSELAALPPCVQEEHGQLLALLAELLRGPCGSFDVRKTADD, from the exons CTTCTAGGGACCTATTAAAAGAGTTTCCACAGCCCAAAAATCTTCTCAACAGTGTGATTGGAAGAGCCCTTGGCATCTCACATGCAAAAGACAAATTGGTCTACGTGCACACAAATGGACCAAAGAAAAAG aAAGTCACCCTCCACATAAAGTGGCCCAAGAGCGTGGAGGTAGAAGGCTATGGCAGCAAGAAGATCGACGCTGAGAGGCAGGCTGCAGCTGCGGCCTGCCAGCTGTTCAAG GGCTGGGGTCTGCTGGGTCCCCGGAATGAGCTGTTTGATGCAGCCAAATACCGCGTGCTAGCCGATCGCTTTGGCTCTCCGGCTGACAGCTGGTGGCGCCCAGAACCCACCATGCCACCTACTTCCTGGCGGCAGCTGAATCCTGAGAGCATCCGGCCAGGGGGACCTGGGGGCCTATCCCGCTCCTTGGGccgggaggaagaggaggatgaggaggaagagCTAGAAGAGGGGACCATTGATGTCACTGAATTTCTGTCTATGACCCAGCAGGACTCCCATACCCCACTCAGGGATTCGAG GGGGGGTTCCTTTGAAATGACAGATGACGACAGTGCTATTAGGGCTCTGACCCAGTTTCCACTTCCCAAGAACCTTCTGGCCAAGGTGATTCAGATAGCGACATCGTCCTCCACAGCCAAG AACCTCATGCAGTTCCATACTGTGGGCACCAAGACCAAGCTGTCCACCCTCACCCTACTCTGGCCCTGTCCCATGACCTTTGTCGCCAAAGGGCGTCGCAAAGCAGAGGCAGAGAATaaggcggcagccctggcttgtaaGAAACTGAAG AGCCTGGGCCTGGTGGACCGGAACAATGAGCCGCTCACCCACGCCATGTATAACCTGGCCTCCTTGCGCGAGCTGGGTGAGACCCAGCGCCGGCCATGTACCATCCAGGTGCCTGAACCCATCCTCCGCAAGATAGAGACTTTCCTGAACCAC TACCCCATGGACAGTTCATGGATCTCCCCAGAACTCCGGCTGCAGAGTGATGACATCTTGCCCTTGGGCAAGGACTCGGGGCCGCTGGGTGACCCTATCACAGGCAAGCCCTATGTGCCCCTGTCAGAAACAGAGGAGCTGCGTCTGAGCCAGAGCCTGCTGGAGCTGTGGCGGCGGCGAGGGCCGGTCTGGCAGGAGGCCCCCCAGCTCCCTGTGGACCCTCATCGGGACACCATCCTCAGTGCCATCGAGCAGCACCCGGTGGTGGTCATCGCCGGGGACACGGGCTGTGGGAAGACCACGCGCATCCCCCAGCTGCTGCTGGAGCGCTACGTGACCGAGGGCCGAGGTGCTCGCTGCAACGTGATCATCACTCAGCCGCGCCGCATCTCGGCTGTGTCCGTGGCACAGCGGGTCAGCCACGAACTGGGCCCCTCCTTGCGCCGGAACGTGGGCTTCCAGGTGCGGTTGGAAAGCAAGCCTCCAACCCGAGGCGGGGCTCTGCTCTTCTGTACAGTGGGCATCCTGCTACGGAAGCTGCAGAGCAACCCCAGCCTGGAGGGCGTGAGCCACGTCATCGTGGACGAGGTGCACGAGCGGGACGTGAACACGGACTTCCTGCTGATTCTGCTCAAGGGCCTGCAGCGGCTCAACCCGGCCCTGCGGCTGGTGCTCATGAGTGCCACAGGCGATAACGAGCGCTTCTCCCGCTACTTTGGTGGCTGCCCTGTCATCAAGGTGCCTGGCTTCATGTACCCTGTCAAGGAGCACTACCTGGAGGATATCCTGGCCAAGCTGGGCAAGCACCAGTACCCACACCGGCATCGGCACCACGAG tctGAGGATGAATGCGCTCTCGATTTGGACCTCGTGACTGATCTGGTTCTGCACATTGATGCCCGCGGGGAACCAG GTGGGATCCTCTGCTTCCTGCCTGGGTGGCAGGAGATCAAAGGAGTGCAGCAACGCCTCCAGGAGGCCCTGGGCATGCATGAGAGCAAGTACCTCATCCTGCCAG TGCACTCCAACATCCCCATGATGGACCAGAAGGCCATATTCCAGCAGCCTCCCGTTGGGGTGCGCAAGATTGTCTTGGCCACCAACATCGCTGAGACCTCCATCACAATCAATGACATTGTGCACGTGGTGGACAGCGGTCTGCACAAGGAGGAACGCTACGACCTGAAGACCAAG gtgtCCTGCCTGGAGACCGTGTGGGTGTCACGAGCCAACGTGATCCAGCGCCGGGGCCGGGCGGGCCGCTGCCAGTCAGGCTTTGCCTACCACCTCTTCCCGCGGAGCCGGCTGGAGAAGATGGCCCCTTTCCAGGTGCCGGAGATCCTGCGCACGCCCCTCGAGAACCTGGTGCTGCAAGCCAAGATCCACATGCCAGAGAAGACG GCAGTGGAGTTCCTCTCCAAGGCCGTGGACAGTCCAAACATCAAGGCGGTGGACGAGGCTGTGATCTTGCTCCAGGAGATCG GGGTGCTGGACCAGCGGGAGTACCTGACCACTCTGGGGCAGCGCCTGGCCCACATCTCCACTGACCCACGGCTGGCCAAGGCCATAGTGTTGGCTGCCATCTTCCGTTGCCTGCACCCGCTGCTAGTGGTCGTTTCCTGCCTCACCCGGGACCCCTTCAGCAGCAGCCTGCAGAACCGGGCGGAGGTGGACAAG gtGAAGGCACTGTTGAGCCACGACAGTGGCAGTGACCACCTGGCGTTCGTGCGGGCTGTGTCCGGCTGGGAGGAGGTGCTGCGCTGGCAGGACCGCAGCTCTCGTGAGAACTACCTGGAGGAAAACCTGCTCTACGCGCCCAGCCTGCGCTTCATCCACG GACTCATCAAGCAGTTCTCAGAGAACATTTATGAGGCTTTCCTGGTGGGGAAGCCCTCAGACTgcaccctggcctctgcccagtgCAACGAGTACagtgaggaggaggagctggTGAAGGGTGTGCTGATGGCGGGTCTCTACCCCAACCTCATCCAG GTGAGGCAGGGCAAGGTGACCCGGCAGGGCAAATTCAAGCCCAACAGTGTCACGTATAGGACCAAATCCGGCAACATCTTGCTGCACAAGTCGACCATTAACAG GGAGGCCACACGGCTACGGAGCCGATGGCTGACGTATTTCATGGCTGTCAAGTCCAATGGCAGCGTCTTTGTCCGGGACTCCTCCCAGGTGCACCCACTAGCTGTGCTGCTACTGACCGACGGGGACGTCCACATCCGTG ATGATGGGCGCCGGGCCACCATCTCCCTTAGTGACAGCGACCTGCTGCGGCTGGAGGGCGACTCACGCACCGTGCGGCTGCTGCGGGAGCTGCGCCGGGCCCTGGGCCGCATGGTGGAGCGGAGCCTGCGCAGCGAGCTGGCTGCACTGCCGCCCTGCGTGCAGGAGGAGCACGGGCAGCTGCTTGCGCTGCTGGCAGAGCTGCTGCGCGGGCCCTGTGGCAGCTTTGACGTGCGCAAGACAGCTGACGACTAA
- the DHX30 gene encoding ATP-dependent RNA helicase DHX30 isoform X2 yields the protein MDLKDSSPGFQLSLLARNVQPGLIQKRSGPAQAASVQTSPTPSSTHVCQPCPWRDHFSRLNVNISNMAASRDLLKEFPQPKNLLNSVIGRALGISHAKDKLVYVHTNGPKKKKVTLHIKWPKSVEVEGYGSKKIDAERQAAAAACQLFKGWGLLGPRNELFDAAKYRVLADRFGSPADSWWRPEPTMPPTSWRQLNPESIRPGGPGGLSRSLGREEEEDEEEELEEGTIDVTEFLSMTQQDSHTPLRDSRGGSFEMTDDDSAIRALTQFPLPKNLLAKVIQIATSSSTAKNLMQFHTVGTKTKLSTLTLLWPCPMTFVAKGRRKAEAENKAAALACKKLKSLGLVDRNNEPLTHAMYNLASLRELGETQRRPCTIQVPEPILRKIETFLNHYPMDSSWISPELRLQSDDILPLGKDSGPLGDPITGKPYVPLSETEELRLSQSLLELWRRRGPVWQEAPQLPVDPHRDTILSAIEQHPVVVIAGDTGCGKTTRIPQLLLERYVTEGRGARCNVIITQPRRISAVSVAQRVSHELGPSLRRNVGFQVRLESKPPTRGGALLFCTVGILLRKLQSNPSLEGVSHVIVDEVHERDVNTDFLLILLKGLQRLNPALRLVLMSATGDNERFSRYFGGCPVIKVPGFMYPVKEHYLEDILAKLGKHQYPHRHRHHESEDECALDLDLVTDLVLHIDARGEPGGILCFLPGWQEIKGVQQRLQEALGMHESKYLILPVHSNIPMMDQKAIFQQPPVGVRKIVLATNIAETSITINDIVHVVDSGLHKEERYDLKTKVSCLETVWVSRANVIQRRGRAGRCQSGFAYHLFPRSRLEKMAPFQVPEILRTPLENLVLQAKIHMPEKTAVEFLSKAVDSPNIKAVDEAVILLQEIGVLDQREYLTTLGQRLAHISTDPRLAKAIVLAAIFRCLHPLLVVVSCLTRDPFSSSLQNRAEVDKVKALLSHDSGSDHLAFVRAVSGWEEVLRWQDRSSRENYLEENLLYAPSLRFIHGLIKQFSENIYEAFLVGKPSDCTLASAQCNEYSEEEELVKGVLMAGLYPNLIQVRQGKVTRQGKFKPNSVTYRTKSGNILLHKSTINREATRLRSRWLTYFMAVKSNGSVFVRDSSQVHPLAVLLLTDGDVHIRDDGRRATISLSDSDLLRLEGDSRTVRLLRELRRALGRMVERSLRSELAALPPCVQEEHGQLLALLAELLRGPCGSFDVRKTADD from the exons CTTCTAGGGACCTATTAAAAGAGTTTCCACAGCCCAAAAATCTTCTCAACAGTGTGATTGGAAGAGCCCTTGGCATCTCACATGCAAAAGACAAATTGGTCTACGTGCACACAAATGGACCAAAGAAAAAG aAAGTCACCCTCCACATAAAGTGGCCCAAGAGCGTGGAGGTAGAAGGCTATGGCAGCAAGAAGATCGACGCTGAGAGGCAGGCTGCAGCTGCGGCCTGCCAGCTGTTCAAG GGCTGGGGTCTGCTGGGTCCCCGGAATGAGCTGTTTGATGCAGCCAAATACCGCGTGCTAGCCGATCGCTTTGGCTCTCCGGCTGACAGCTGGTGGCGCCCAGAACCCACCATGCCACCTACTTCCTGGCGGCAGCTGAATCCTGAGAGCATCCGGCCAGGGGGACCTGGGGGCCTATCCCGCTCCTTGGGccgggaggaagaggaggatgaggaggaagagCTAGAAGAGGGGACCATTGATGTCACTGAATTTCTGTCTATGACCCAGCAGGACTCCCATACCCCACTCAGGGATTCGAG GGGGGGTTCCTTTGAAATGACAGATGACGACAGTGCTATTAGGGCTCTGACCCAGTTTCCACTTCCCAAGAACCTTCTGGCCAAGGTGATTCAGATAGCGACATCGTCCTCCACAGCCAAG AACCTCATGCAGTTCCATACTGTGGGCACCAAGACCAAGCTGTCCACCCTCACCCTACTCTGGCCCTGTCCCATGACCTTTGTCGCCAAAGGGCGTCGCAAAGCAGAGGCAGAGAATaaggcggcagccctggcttgtaaGAAACTGAAG AGCCTGGGCCTGGTGGACCGGAACAATGAGCCGCTCACCCACGCCATGTATAACCTGGCCTCCTTGCGCGAGCTGGGTGAGACCCAGCGCCGGCCATGTACCATCCAGGTGCCTGAACCCATCCTCCGCAAGATAGAGACTTTCCTGAACCAC TACCCCATGGACAGTTCATGGATCTCCCCAGAACTCCGGCTGCAGAGTGATGACATCTTGCCCTTGGGCAAGGACTCGGGGCCGCTGGGTGACCCTATCACAGGCAAGCCCTATGTGCCCCTGTCAGAAACAGAGGAGCTGCGTCTGAGCCAGAGCCTGCTGGAGCTGTGGCGGCGGCGAGGGCCGGTCTGGCAGGAGGCCCCCCAGCTCCCTGTGGACCCTCATCGGGACACCATCCTCAGTGCCATCGAGCAGCACCCGGTGGTGGTCATCGCCGGGGACACGGGCTGTGGGAAGACCACGCGCATCCCCCAGCTGCTGCTGGAGCGCTACGTGACCGAGGGCCGAGGTGCTCGCTGCAACGTGATCATCACTCAGCCGCGCCGCATCTCGGCTGTGTCCGTGGCACAGCGGGTCAGCCACGAACTGGGCCCCTCCTTGCGCCGGAACGTGGGCTTCCAGGTGCGGTTGGAAAGCAAGCCTCCAACCCGAGGCGGGGCTCTGCTCTTCTGTACAGTGGGCATCCTGCTACGGAAGCTGCAGAGCAACCCCAGCCTGGAGGGCGTGAGCCACGTCATCGTGGACGAGGTGCACGAGCGGGACGTGAACACGGACTTCCTGCTGATTCTGCTCAAGGGCCTGCAGCGGCTCAACCCGGCCCTGCGGCTGGTGCTCATGAGTGCCACAGGCGATAACGAGCGCTTCTCCCGCTACTTTGGTGGCTGCCCTGTCATCAAGGTGCCTGGCTTCATGTACCCTGTCAAGGAGCACTACCTGGAGGATATCCTGGCCAAGCTGGGCAAGCACCAGTACCCACACCGGCATCGGCACCACGAG tctGAGGATGAATGCGCTCTCGATTTGGACCTCGTGACTGATCTGGTTCTGCACATTGATGCCCGCGGGGAACCAG GTGGGATCCTCTGCTTCCTGCCTGGGTGGCAGGAGATCAAAGGAGTGCAGCAACGCCTCCAGGAGGCCCTGGGCATGCATGAGAGCAAGTACCTCATCCTGCCAG TGCACTCCAACATCCCCATGATGGACCAGAAGGCCATATTCCAGCAGCCTCCCGTTGGGGTGCGCAAGATTGTCTTGGCCACCAACATCGCTGAGACCTCCATCACAATCAATGACATTGTGCACGTGGTGGACAGCGGTCTGCACAAGGAGGAACGCTACGACCTGAAGACCAAG gtgtCCTGCCTGGAGACCGTGTGGGTGTCACGAGCCAACGTGATCCAGCGCCGGGGCCGGGCGGGCCGCTGCCAGTCAGGCTTTGCCTACCACCTCTTCCCGCGGAGCCGGCTGGAGAAGATGGCCCCTTTCCAGGTGCCGGAGATCCTGCGCACGCCCCTCGAGAACCTGGTGCTGCAAGCCAAGATCCACATGCCAGAGAAGACG GCAGTGGAGTTCCTCTCCAAGGCCGTGGACAGTCCAAACATCAAGGCGGTGGACGAGGCTGTGATCTTGCTCCAGGAGATCG GGGTGCTGGACCAGCGGGAGTACCTGACCACTCTGGGGCAGCGCCTGGCCCACATCTCCACTGACCCACGGCTGGCCAAGGCCATAGTGTTGGCTGCCATCTTCCGTTGCCTGCACCCGCTGCTAGTGGTCGTTTCCTGCCTCACCCGGGACCCCTTCAGCAGCAGCCTGCAGAACCGGGCGGAGGTGGACAAG gtGAAGGCACTGTTGAGCCACGACAGTGGCAGTGACCACCTGGCGTTCGTGCGGGCTGTGTCCGGCTGGGAGGAGGTGCTGCGCTGGCAGGACCGCAGCTCTCGTGAGAACTACCTGGAGGAAAACCTGCTCTACGCGCCCAGCCTGCGCTTCATCCACG GACTCATCAAGCAGTTCTCAGAGAACATTTATGAGGCTTTCCTGGTGGGGAAGCCCTCAGACTgcaccctggcctctgcccagtgCAACGAGTACagtgaggaggaggagctggTGAAGGGTGTGCTGATGGCGGGTCTCTACCCCAACCTCATCCAG GTGAGGCAGGGCAAGGTGACCCGGCAGGGCAAATTCAAGCCCAACAGTGTCACGTATAGGACCAAATCCGGCAACATCTTGCTGCACAAGTCGACCATTAACAG GGAGGCCACACGGCTACGGAGCCGATGGCTGACGTATTTCATGGCTGTCAAGTCCAATGGCAGCGTCTTTGTCCGGGACTCCTCCCAGGTGCACCCACTAGCTGTGCTGCTACTGACCGACGGGGACGTCCACATCCGTG ATGATGGGCGCCGGGCCACCATCTCCCTTAGTGACAGCGACCTGCTGCGGCTGGAGGGCGACTCACGCACCGTGCGGCTGCTGCGGGAGCTGCGCCGGGCCCTGGGCCGCATGGTGGAGCGGAGCCTGCGCAGCGAGCTGGCTGCACTGCCGCCCTGCGTGCAGGAGGAGCACGGGCAGCTGCTTGCGCTGCTGGCAGAGCTGCTGCGCGGGCCCTGTGGCAGCTTTGACGTGCGCAAGACAGCTGACGACTAA